Proteins encoded together in one Shewanella oneidensis MR-1 window:
- the nagB-II gene encoding glucosamine-6-phosphate deaminase NagB-II: MTNTIMEQEARTAPQKIAGQLAANADLMQQLGEKLRAFDPRFVMIVGRGSSDHAGVFAKYLFEIEVGVPTFAAAPSVASVYGKTLKLEGGLVIVISQSGRSPDILAQARMAKNAGAFCVALVNDETAPIKDIVDVVVPLRAGEEKAVAATKSYLATLSAILQLASAWTQSESLAAAVSSLPQALQTAVVAEPQLTPESVENVKNLVVLGRGLGYAVSKEIALKLKEVCSIHAEAFSSAEFLHGPVTLVEKKLTIVDVCIGDESYASHIEQIENVSQRGADLVHLNQTSTDIHPRVAPLALLQRFYIDVAAVAIARGIDPDQPAGLKKVTQTL, from the coding sequence ATGACAAACACTATTATGGAACAAGAAGCGCGAACCGCACCGCAGAAGATAGCGGGTCAGTTAGCCGCTAACGCCGATCTTATGCAGCAGTTAGGTGAAAAACTGCGTGCTTTTGATCCTCGTTTTGTGATGATCGTTGGCCGTGGTTCCTCGGATCATGCCGGCGTGTTTGCTAAGTATCTGTTTGAAATCGAAGTCGGTGTGCCAACGTTTGCCGCTGCACCATCGGTAGCCAGCGTTTATGGTAAAACCTTGAAGTTAGAAGGCGGATTAGTGATTGTGATTTCACAATCTGGCCGCAGCCCTGATATTTTAGCCCAAGCGCGTATGGCAAAAAATGCGGGTGCCTTTTGTGTGGCATTAGTCAATGATGAAACCGCGCCAATCAAGGACATCGTCGATGTGGTGGTGCCATTACGTGCTGGCGAAGAAAAAGCCGTTGCTGCAACCAAGAGTTATCTCGCCACATTGTCAGCAATTTTGCAATTAGCCTCGGCGTGGACGCAGAGCGAATCCCTTGCCGCAGCGGTAAGCTCTTTACCGCAAGCGCTGCAAACGGCGGTTGTTGCTGAGCCACAACTGACGCCTGAGTCAGTTGAAAACGTTAAAAACTTAGTCGTGTTAGGCCGTGGCTTAGGTTATGCGGTGTCTAAGGAAATTGCGCTTAAGTTAAAAGAAGTATGCTCAATCCACGCAGAAGCCTTTAGTAGCGCAGAGTTTCTCCATGGTCCAGTGACCTTAGTTGAGAAAAAACTCACGATTGTGGATGTGTGCATTGGCGATGAGTCTTACGCTAGCCATATCGAACAGATTGAAAATGTGAGCCAACGTGGTGCCGATTTAGTGCATTTAAATCAAACGTCGACGGATATTCACCCACGAGTGGCGCCGTTAGCCCTGCTACAACGTTTTTATATTGATGTTGCCGCAGTAGCCATTGCCCGTGGTATTGATCCAGACCAACCAGCAGGGCTGAAAAAAGTCACTCAAACGCTGTAG